A part of Helicobacter fennelliae genomic DNA contains:
- the fumC gene encoding class II fumarate hydratase yields the protein MNYRVEKDTMGEVKVPDEKYWGAQTERSLENFRIGSEKMPKVLIYAFANLKKAAAIVNNRLKNGLDDERKDAIVKACDEVIEGKFDDNFPLAIWQTGSGTQSNMNVNEVIANRATEILGKDFRKEKFIHPNDHVNRGQSSNDTFPTAMSIAAVEQVEKKLLPAIETLKKTLAKKVDEFKDIIKSGRTHLQDATPLTLGQEFSGYVSMLEHSKEQIIASLPTLRELAIGGTAVGTGLNAPKNFSEEVSKELSKLVGVELKASPNKFHALTSHDAIVFTHGAMKGLAANLMKIANDIRWLASGPRCGLGELNIPENEPGSSIMPGKVNPTQCEAVTMVAVQVMGNDSAIGIAASQGNFELNVFKPVIIYNFIQSLDLLADSMLSFEKHCAVGISANKEKIDYYLHNSLMLVTALNPHIGYENAAKIAKNAHKKGISLKASAMELGLVSEADYDKFVVPANMIRPL from the coding sequence ATGAATTACCGCGTAGAAAAAGACACTATGGGTGAGGTTAAAGTGCCTGATGAGAAATATTGGGGCGCGCAAACTGAAAGAAGCCTAGAAAATTTCCGCATAGGCAGTGAAAAAATGCCAAAGGTTTTAATTTATGCCTTTGCAAATCTCAAAAAAGCAGCTGCTATCGTAAATAACCGACTTAAAAACGGGCTTGATGATGAGCGCAAGGACGCCATAGTCAAGGCTTGCGATGAGGTGATAGAGGGTAAATTTGATGATAATTTCCCCTTAGCTATTTGGCAAACAGGCTCAGGCACACAAAGCAATATGAATGTCAATGAAGTCATCGCAAACCGCGCAACTGAGATACTTGGCAAGGATTTTCGAAAAGAAAAATTCATACACCCAAACGATCATGTAAATCGCGGACAAAGCTCAAATGACACCTTTCCAACAGCTATGAGTATAGCCGCGGTGGAGCAAGTAGAAAAAAAGCTCTTGCCAGCCATTGAGACGCTTAAGAAAACTCTAGCCAAAAAAGTTGATGAATTTAAAGACATTATCAAAAGCGGACGCACCCACCTGCAAGATGCCACGCCTTTAACCTTGGGGCAAGAATTTAGCGGTTATGTCTCTATGCTTGAGCATTCCAAAGAGCAGATTATCGCTTCTTTGCCTACTTTAAGAGAGCTTGCCATAGGCGGCACAGCCGTTGGCACGGGGCTTAATGCGCCAAAAAATTTTAGCGAAGAGGTAAGCAAAGAACTTAGCAAGCTTGTTGGCGTTGAGCTAAAGGCAAGCCCAAATAAATTTCACGCCCTCACAAGCCATGATGCCATAGTTTTTACGCATGGGGCGATGAAAGGCTTGGCAGCAAATTTGATGAAAATCGCTAATGACATAAGATGGCTTGCAAGTGGTCCAAGATGTGGGCTTGGAGAGCTTAATATCCCTGAAAATGAGCCGGGCAGCTCTATAATGCCGGGCAAAGTTAATCCTACCCAGTGCGAGGCTGTAACAATGGTTGCTGTGCAGGTGATGGGCAATGACAGTGCTATAGGCATAGCCGCTTCGCAAGGCAATTTCGAGCTTAATGTCTTTAAGCCTGTTATTATCTATAACTTTATCCAAAGCCTTGATTTGCTAGCGGATTCTATGCTAAGCTTTGAGAAGCATTGTGCGGTAGGCATTAGCGCTAATAAAGAAAAAATAGATTACTACTTGCACAATTCCTTAATGCTTGTAACGGCTCTTAATCCACACATTGGCTATGAAAATGCCGCCAAAATCGCCAAAAACGCCCATAAAAAAGGTATTTCCTTAAAGGCTTCGGCTATGGAGCTTGGGCTTGTAAGTGAGGCTGATTATGATAAATTTGTAGTTCCTGCAAATATGATCCGCCCACTTTAA
- a CDS encoding Fur family transcriptional regulator: MNAVKLLKKHNIAITDLRLEMIDLLAQAKQPLSFENFNLNANKTTFYRNMELFTQNNIVIKSEMNRKFFYELANHAKAHFVCDVCHQISDIEIPKIKGKIKSVVIKGICQDCNK, translated from the coding sequence ATGAATGCTGTTAAATTACTCAAAAAACATAATATAGCCATTACTGATTTACGACTTGAAATGATTGATTTACTTGCGCAAGCCAAGCAGCCCTTAAGCTTTGAAAACTTCAATCTCAATGCCAATAAAACAACATTTTATCGCAATATGGAACTCTTTACACAAAACAATATCGTGATAAAATCCGAGATGAATCGCAAATTTTTCTACGAGCTTGCCAACCACGCAAAAGCACACTTTGTCTGCGATGTATGCCACCAAATCAGCGATATTGAAATCCCAAAAATCAAAGGCAAAATCAAAAGTGTCGTCATCAAAGGAATCTGTCAGGATTGCAACAAATAA
- a CDS encoding multidrug effflux MFS transporter, giving the protein MQHNTQKNQNLDSQTQPTRQSTHQSTQQPTQKSAHLPQLPQRNSKFYLLLNMAALAAFGPFVTDFYLPALPNIENVFETTTSLVQLSITCSLVGLAFGQLLMGPLSDMYGRKKILQISLVLFVLSTIACLFSWDIYSFIGFRLIQGIAGSGGIVISKSIVADLFKGQELARFFAMLGAIQGLAPICAPIFGGFVLKFTDWHGIFSILLGIGLVLCVSIVFFKETLSVEKRLKGRFWESFSFLRILKNKQFVLYSLTQTCAMGIMFSFIASSSFIFQNHFGLSNLEYSFCFAAAAFGITLGASMTPLFKSEKLAFKVGICGVLLLGILACFILNSSTHFLIVILGFAIMLVFLGFILPSSTSLAMSMERQNAGNASAVLGFSFFVFGGIVSPLTGLGEDIFFATSVVVCVCAIGTAMLGFWALRSDRE; this is encoded by the coding sequence ATGCAGCACAATACACAAAAAAATCAGAATCTAGATTCTCAAACGCAACCAACCCGACAATCCACTCACCAATCTACCCAACAACCTACCCAAAAATCCGCACATTTGCCACAGCTGCCACAGCGCAATTCAAAGTTTTATTTGCTTTTAAATATGGCTGCTTTAGCGGCTTTTGGACCATTTGTTACGGATTTTTATCTGCCTGCGTTGCCAAATATTGAAAATGTATTTGAGACGACAACTTCTTTGGTGCAGCTCTCAATTACTTGTTCGCTTGTGGGATTGGCATTTGGACAGCTTTTGATGGGACCATTAAGCGATATGTATGGGCGCAAAAAAATCTTGCAAATCTCGCTTGTTTTGTTTGTATTATCAACCATTGCGTGTCTTTTTTCGTGGGATATTTATTCATTTATCGGATTTCGTCTGATACAAGGGATCGCTGGCTCTGGAGGCATAGTGATTTCAAAATCTATCGTGGCGGATTTGTTTAAGGGGCAAGAGTTGGCGCGATTTTTTGCAATGCTTGGCGCGATACAAGGGCTTGCACCTATTTGTGCGCCGATATTTGGGGGATTTGTGCTGAAATTCACAGATTGGCATGGAATCTTTAGCATTTTGCTTGGTATTGGATTAGTGCTGTGCGTATCGATAGTGTTTTTCAAAGAAACCTTAAGCGTGGAAAAAAGGCTCAAAGGTAGATTCTGGGAGAGTTTTTCGTTTTTGCGTATTTTGAAAAACAAGCAATTTGTGCTCTATTCGCTTACTCAAACTTGCGCTATGGGGATTATGTTTAGCTTTATTGCTTCAAGCTCTTTTATTTTTCAAAACCACTTTGGCTTGAGTAATCTTGAATATTCATTTTGCTTTGCGGCTGCGGCATTTGGGATTACATTAGGTGCAAGTATGACCCCGCTTTTTAAAAGCGAAAAATTAGCCTTCAAAGTCGGGATTTGCGGGGTGCTTTTGCTTGGGATTTTGGCTTGTTTTATACTCAATAGCTCTACACATTTTCTTATCGTGATTCTAGGATTTGCGATTATGCTTGTGTTTTTGGGATTTATACTGCCCTCATCAACAAGCCTTGCTATGAGTATGGAGCGTCAAAACGCAGGCAATGCTTCGGCTGTTTTGGGGTTTAGCTTTTTTGTTTTTGGTGGGATTGTCTCACCACTTACTGGGCTAGGCGAGGATATATTTTTTGCTACAAGTGTGGTGGTGTGTGTTTGTGCGATTGGCACTGCTATGCTTGGATTTTGGGCGTTACGAAGCGATAGGGAGTGA
- a CDS encoding HDOD domain-containing protein produces MNATLLSLIEQNLPPLPNTVIELRDYINRKEEKIEVGGVVKIISKDPLATASLLKVANTPYYGFSSKISTINQVVALLGIENVKNILMADFLRSALKINVSPYGLDTDSFLGNCSREVGFVSDWLSEEDKQLTQMLIPCVILLRLGMILFSSALIKTKQDKQFRKAIEANHYENIALVEQEFFGVDHISFLAYCFDLWKFDDSLIQTVVYVTSPHAAPADVKKNSYALAITNRIFEPHEGGSAYNVNEAISLAKEAIDQGVDFNLENLLKHIPSDLKGKIDASQIQ; encoded by the coding sequence ATGAATGCAACTCTCCTATCGCTTATTGAGCAAAATCTTCCACCATTGCCAAATACCGTAATTGAATTACGAGATTATATCAATCGCAAAGAAGAAAAAATCGAAGTCGGGGGCGTTGTAAAGATCATCTCAAAAGATCCGCTTGCCACAGCAAGTTTGCTCAAAGTCGCAAATACGCCGTATTATGGATTCTCATCAAAGATTTCAACGATTAATCAAGTTGTGGCGTTGCTTGGGATTGAAAATGTCAAAAATATTTTAATGGCAGATTTTTTGCGCTCAGCACTCAAAATCAATGTCTCTCCTTATGGATTAGATACGGATAGTTTTTTGGGGAATTGTTCGCGGGAAGTGGGATTTGTCTCGGATTGGCTATCTGAGGAGGATAAGCAGCTTACTCAAATGCTTATTCCTTGTGTGATACTTTTGCGATTGGGAATGATTTTGTTTTCAAGCGCACTTATAAAAACAAAGCAAGATAAACAATTTAGAAAAGCTATTGAAGCGAACCATTATGAAAATATCGCTCTTGTGGAGCAGGAATTTTTCGGGGTTGATCATATCTCGTTTTTGGCGTATTGCTTTGATTTGTGGAAGTTTGATGATAGCCTTATCCAAACCGTCGTATATGTTACAAGTCCGCATGCCGCGCCTGCTGATGTCAAAAAAAATTCTTACGCGCTTGCGATTACAAATCGCATTTTTGAGCCTCATGAGGGCGGAAGTGCATATAATGTCAATGAGGCGATTTCACTTGCCAAAGAAGCCATAGATCAGGGCGTAGATTTTAATTTAGAGAATCTTCTTAAACACATTCCAAGCGATCTAAAAGGGAAAATTGACGCATCGCAAATTCAATAA